CGCCTCGCACCACCACGTCCTTCAAGCGCAGTCGCGGCATATGGACGCCGTCCTCGTCCGTCGGGCAGGAGGTCTCAGGGCCGGTCGTGGGCAACATAGTTGCTGTCTCCTTGACAGTGTGCTGGTGGCGCGGAGCGGCAGTGGTCAGCGTACGGACGGCCTGTGCCAACGGATCTCTGCTCTGGCAAAGCCGGTTGTCCGAATGCCCGTCCTCGCCTGGGTTGCCGGCCGGTTCAGGCAGTTCGAGTGATCGGTGCGAGCAGGTCGTCGCCGGGCCAGAGTTCCTGTTCGGCCACGAGACCAGCGAGAAACGCGTCGACCTCGTCCAGCACAGCAGCGCGGTGCGCGGGCCCGTAGTCGACGAAGTCCTGGGCCGAAGCATCGTAAGCGCGCACGTGGCTGTGCGGGCCGGTGCAGAGGAGAGCGCGCGCGATCTCTGGCAGGCCGAGGCTGAGGGCATCGCAGTCCCCCAAGCGCACTAGGTGCAGCAGGTCGGTGGTGACGCGCTCCCAGTCGCCCACGGCTGGCCAGTCGGCTCCTCCGCCCAGTTCGTGGGTGAGGGTGGCCAGCGGGACGATCTCGCCCGGCTGTCGTCCCTGGGTGAGCAGGTCGTGGATCCGGGCACCGTCGGGCTGGCACACCTGCGGATGGAGCAGGGAGCCGGCGGCGACCACCGTGACGTTGATCTCCTGGGTGGCGGAGCCGGGGTAGTACGCCTCGTGCGCGAAGAGCAGATAGACATCCGGGGTGCGGAACACCGGACGGGGTTCGGGCTCGGACATACGGAGGTTTCCCTTCACAAGTGACGTGCTGTGGGCGGAGCGAGAGGCCGCGGAGGTCATCGGCCGGACACGCGGCGGGTACGAGCCCATCGGCCTCCGAGGTGCGCGGATCTGATCCGCGTCGGCTGCGTCGTCGTCGGAGGTGGAGCGCTCGATGATCTGGGCGACCTGGTCGGCGAGTTGGAGCATCAGCCGTTCACGGGCGATGAGGTCGCCCGACACGGTGCGGGTGTCCTGGGTCCGGAGCAGGCCGGCGGCGTCCCACAGCAGGTTGTGGCCGACCTCGGCCGAGCGGCGAAGTTCGTAGCGGTCGCTGCTGGCGGCGGCCTGGAGGACGGAGTTGTGCAGGGCGGCGAGGCGCTGCAGGTACCTGGTGGCGGGCGCGCCTTCGGCGATCCGTATGCGCCGCCGGGCACGGGTGTCGAGCCGGCCGGGCAACTGGTCGGTGAGCAGCGGGGCCAGCAGCGCCGCGGGCAGGACGACGCTGAGGGGTACGCCGTGGGTGATCGCGTGGAAAGCGGTGATGCAGGCGATGACGGCCACCACGGTGGCGCAGTGGCTCAGCGACCCGGGGATCCTGGCGTGGAGGGCAAAACGGCTGGCTTGACGCCGGGCGAGCCAGCGTCCTGCCAGACGGTCCGTCTGCGTGGCTGACGGAGGCAGAACCCCGATCCGGTACGGGTGTTCGGGCATGCTGCCGTCGTCGGGAACCGTCCAGGCCAGCCAGCCCCACCCGGTGCGCTCATGCACGAGATGCGGCTCACCGGCCTCGGCGGGGGCTCCGGTCTCGTAAGCGATCTGCTCGGCGTGCAGGGCGCGGGCACGTGCTGCGTCCCAGCGGGCGGGGTCGTGGGCGAAGGGCCGCAGACGTGCCGCGGCCGGGGGCGGTGGGCGGAGCGGGTCCGTCATGAGGTGCTTCCTTCCATCTGGTCGGTCAGGACAGAGGCGCACGTCGTGCAGCGGCCGTCGCTGCTGGGGCGAGCGCGCCGGGGGGTGGGTCCGGGGCAGGTGCGGCACGGCGGCCAGCCGAGGCAGGCCGGGCAGAGGTCTTCGCCGGGGGCGGTGCCGGGCACGCCGCAGCCGGCGCATTCGACGAGGGCCCGGTAGGTCAGTGCCTCGCTCACCGTGCGCGCGGCATGGGAGTGGGTCGGTCGCGGCGGCGGGTCGTCCCAGTCGGGCGCGTCGAGGGTGTCTGCCACGGTGGCTGGCGGTGGGTAGGCCTGAGCGGCACGGAGCCGGGCGGCGATGATCGCGCCGACCGACGTGCGCACCGGGTGCGGCAGAGGCCGGCCGGTGATGACATGGCGCAGTTGCTCACTGCTCCAGCCGGCGTCCATCATCACGGTCACTACGCGGCCCTGATCGGTCAGTGCCCTCCCGGTCAGGAGCAGTTCGGGACGGCTCGCGCCGATCTCCAGCAGCAGCCGGATCCCCGGATGCATCTCATCCGCTGGCAGCAGGTCCATCCGGTCTGCGCGCCCGGGCGACCGTACGGTGTCGCCCGGGGCGCCGGGAGGGAGGGGACTGGTGTTCTGCTGAGTGGTCTTCTTACTGTTGGTGTTCTTAGTGGGCCGGTCAGCCAACGTAGGGTCGTCCACTGGTGGAAAACCCGACTCTGGCCCGGGCCTGGGGTTTTGCAGGGCGGGTAGATCGGTGATGACGTAGGCGGCAGCGCCGAGGGTGCCGTCCTGGCCGCGCTCGCGTTCGCGGACCAGGAAGCCGTGCCTCTCCAGTTCCCTCAGCCCGCTCTTGACGCCTGACTCGCCGTCGCGGCCGCGGCGGGCGATATCGGCGACGGTCATCCGCCAGCCCTCCCGGTGCGTGGAGAGCAGCCCGAACAGTCCCTTGGCCTTGAAGGACAACCGGGTGTCGCGGAACAGCGCGTTGGCGACCTGCGTGAACCTGTCGGCCGCCATCACGCCCCGGCGGATCCCCGCCGCCGACCCGCTGCCCGGCTCCATGTCGGGGAGCGTGACCACTACGCCGGCTTCGATCAGCGCGATATCCAGAGCGGCCGGGCGGTCGGTGATGCAGTAGACGATCTCCCCGAGGGTGCCGTCCGGGCGGCGCAGGCGTTCACGGACCAGGTAGCCGTGCGCCTCCAGCTCCTGCAGGCCGGTGCGGACCGCTTCCCGTCCGTCCGGGCCCAGGCGGACGAGGTCGGCGATCGTCACCTGCCAGCCGTTCCGGTGGGTGCTGACGTATCCGAAGATCCCCTTCGCTTTGAACGACAACTCGACGTCGCGGAACAGTGCGTTGGCGATCTGGGTGAACTGGTCGGCCGCCATCACGCCTCGGCGGATCCCCGCCCCGAAGCGGCTCACCTCCGGGCCGCCGGCGCCGGACGCGTGCGGTCGCCGCGGCGGCGCACCGGGTTGGCCGAGGTGGGCCGGCCGGTGGTTCGGTGTGTGGAGGCGGGCGTGTGTTCCATGCCGTCAGCTCACTCGCCGGCCCCGACCAGACGGGCGGCCACCAGCCCCGACCATCGGTCACGATCCGGCAACTTGCCCGTCTAGCTGCCGTGGTCGGGTTCGTGGTCGGCCCGACCACGCGGCGTCAGCTCCCGGCGGGCATGTGGTGCGCAGCCCGCGATTGCGCAGCCTCAGCGGGCGGTGCGCAACCGGGCTGCGCAACCGGTCGAGGGTCGTGCGCAGTCGGGTTGTGCGGAACGGCTGCGCAGTTCGCCCGGGGATTCATAGTTCCGGCGCTGCGCAGGCTTTGCCGCGTTCCCGGGCGATGCCGTCTGTGCATGGGTGAGCGGGTCCGGTGCCAGCGCGGTGTGAAGGCCTCGCGGCGGTCGTCGGCCGGGGGCCTGTGCCGGAGTGGATGACCGGTCGCCCCCTCGCAGCGAGACCCGTGGTCGGGGCCATGGTCGGGCCGACCAAGACCCCGACCACGGACTTCGTTTCCCCATCGTGACCGTGGTCGGCCTCTCGTGGTCGGTGGTCGGGTCGGGGCCGACGGGTTTTCTCAAGGTCAGCAACATCCGTTCTGACCTGGGAGTTTGACCATGTCTCCTGCCAAGCAGGCCTCAGAGAACGAGGCCGCTGGTCCAATGGCGGAAGGCGCCCGGCTGGAGGCCATGCGGCGACGCGTCCGGCTTTCTCGCCTGGCGCTCTGGACCGTCATCGCGGCCGGCCCGATCGCCCTGGGCGTCGCCGTCACCTCCACCCCGACCGTGGTCGAGGCGGCCACTGCGGCCAGGTCCGCCGCAGTGCGCACCACGATGGTGTCCGCTGATCCCGCCGGCTATGCGCAGGTGTTCGTCGACGCGTGGTTGCGCAGCAGCGCGGATGACGCCTTGAGTGCGCAGGCGCGGCTTGCGCAGTCGATGGCGCCGGACGTCGAACTGCCCGGCCCGGCCGCGGGAGTGCAGCCGGTGCCCCGGTCCGTGACGGCGGTGCGCAGTGCGCAGCGCGCGAGCGGGGCGTGGTCGGTGACGGTGGCTGCGCAGTACGCCGACGGACGGTTGCGGTACTACGCGGTGCCGGTGTCTGCCGATCGCGCGGGCGCCTCGTTCACCGTGACCGGTTCACCGAGCGTGGTGGCGGGCCCGGCCCCGGCCGAGGCGCCGACGTCGCCGTACGGCGTGAGCGTTCCCCAGGGCGATCTGTCGTCCGCGGTCGGGGAGTTCCTCACCGCCTACCTGGCCGGGGCGGGAGAGGTGGACCGCTACCTGTCACCCGGCGTGCGGCTCACCGCCGTCTCTCCGGCCCCGTACACGGCGGTCACGGTGCAGCAGGTGTCCGCCGCCGAAGAGGCCGCCGCCGGACAGGTGCCGGCCGACGGCACGAAGGTCCGCGTCCTCGTCCAGGTGGAAGCCCGGGACGCCCAAGGGCGGTGGCCGCTGGCTTACGAGCTCGCCCTCACGGCCCGCTCCGGCCGGTGGGAAGTCTCGGCGCTGGAGTCCGGCGCCATCCTCAGCGGGGGTGCCCGGTGAACGCCGTGAAC
The genomic region above belongs to Streptomyces sp. B21-083 and contains:
- a CDS encoding conjugal transfer protein, encoding MAEGARLEAMRRRVRLSRLALWTVIAAGPIALGVAVTSTPTVVEAATAARSAAVRTTMVSADPAGYAQVFVDAWLRSSADDALSAQARLAQSMAPDVELPGPAAGVQPVPRSVTAVRSAQRASGAWSVTVAAQYADGRLRYYAVPVSADRAGASFTVTGSPSVVAGPAPAEAPTSPYGVSVPQGDLSSAVGEFLTAYLAGAGEVDRYLSPGVRLTAVSPAPYTAVTVQQVSAAEEAAAGQVPADGTKVRVLVQVEARDAQGRWPLAYELALTARSGRWEVSALESGAILSGGAR